In Camelina sativa cultivar DH55 chromosome 16, Cs, whole genome shotgun sequence, a single window of DNA contains:
- the LOC104750510 gene encoding HEAT repeat-containing protein 5B-like isoform X1 yields the protein MAKNNAIDNVPLSRFDVLVAQLESIVASASQKNPDPLLCFEILSDLISAIDEEPKESLLVPQRKCEDALYSLVTLGARRPVRHLASVAMAKIISSGDSISIYSRASSLQGFLSDGKKSDPQRVAGAAQCLGELYRHFGRKITSGLFETTVIVTKLVKFNEDFVRQEAFILLQSALEGCGGTAAATAYSEAYRLLTRFSTSDKSFVVRIAVARCLKAFSNIGGPGLGTSEFDTLASYCVKGIEDPESSVRDAFAEALGSLLALGMHPEVHVQPRGKGPFPPAKKLEGGLQRHLILPFTKAIGSRAKNTRFGLALSWVFFLQANRIRYLDSDSELQDYSLHVMDMLRGGSSIDAHALACVLYILRVGVIDQMMEPSQRSFSVFLGKQLQSSNASPSMKIVALRALSFTLKTLGEVPHEFKEFFDDTVGAALSHFLDLVRVEAALTLRALAEVDPTCVGGLTSFAVTTLNALRESLSFEKGEKLKTDLASLHGQAATLAALVSISPGLSLGYPARLPKSVLEVSKKMLTESRRNVTVASSEKEAGWLLLSSLLNSMPKEEFGDQDFDILILWTDVFTGNPKHLIKQQGDLKSTLSVWSAAIDALTAFVRRFVSFNDGILLQPVLANLRSALSSVSTMANKRFSDVKTFVDILIIRILIAYQSIPDPLAYKSEHQQIIQLCTTPYREPSGCEESSCLKALLDKRDAWLGPWIPGRDWFEDELRYFQGGENGLAPSVWESKVSSFPLPETVKKTLVNQMVLCFGIMFASQDSQGMLSLLSVIQQCMKAGKKQHWRTASLTNICAGLLAGLKALHALRPQQLTTEVLSSGQAIFQNILTEGDICASQRRAACEGLGLLARLGNDIFTARMTRGLLGDLSGITDPNYGGSIALALGCIHHSAGGMALSSLVPATVSSVSSLAKTSVLGLKIWALHGLLLTIEAAGLSFVSHVQAALGLALDILLTEESGWIDLSQGIGRLINAIVAVLGPELSPGSILFSRCKSVIAEISSWQEIPTLLESVCFTQQLILFAPQAVSVHLHVTNLLMTLASRQPIIRRLSVSTLRHLIEKDPVSVIDEQIEDNLFQMLDEETDSEIGNLIRSTLIRLLYATCPSRPSRWMSICRNMALAASAGRSAETNIAESDPANTRENIGDDDEDMVSSSTGKSRRANPDKDKTLRYRTRVFAAECLSLLPEAVGNDAAHFDILLARKLDADRQSSGDWLVLQLQELISLAYQISTIQFENMRPIGVGLLSTILEKFKLVADPELPGHLLLEQYQAQLVSAVRTALDANSGPALLEAGLQLATKIMTSGIISSDQVAVKRIFSLLSRPLTDFNELYYPSFAEWVTSKIKIRLLAAHASLKCYIFTFLRKHHGEMPVEFEALLPLFSKSSDLLGRYWIQVLRGYSYGCLCQNLKRSQCSFLDEIPPHTVSRRLRPCLEEAWPVILQALVLDAMPVYHSVEEFSDSSLISRHRMVTLEVEDYQFLWGFAVLVLFQGMHPASNTQVIPFSSAKIKCSGNSTINEPSFQGLELYEIVLPIFQSLSAERFFTSGFVSVDLCQELLQVFSYSFHMDSSWDILAVSVVQEISQNCPKDFLESDQFAYSTIELCLGYLSKILHRHNEISPDDDIWDNLLSPLFISIKTLVTRFELKHHLNSASLALLLSGYKCIREVPTDAYLSKALEIVKSTNELLLELTRASSQKPLTDDPNFAADSSVHIRAIFGACLHMVGDLTKDCINGIHLVDNKRSGLRKLLQLKLVFCLEQLFSLAKLAYEFDCPVDETNTNSICIAMLKSCQISIAAVMKDSNVQVQATVLQVLKSLVQRYKNPEEKSFAVFFVGELIGDVGSLMQRALLKPMNKESVVIAGECLRFIMLLQTHSITDEIQRGFMSLFLEVVLVVFSKTSDGVSQEVLELRNVAVRLVSHLAQLPLSAVHFKEVLLSLPATHRQQLQDIIRASVSKDSALPKPKSLVPPMDIRLPAPMVATPEKVSSTADMVKAEVLPTVPTSFNQVSTIESGIGEENDEEYEEDDDDDWDTFQSFPASTNLEGPESKTENVAVEEPDLPGSSSIQDNESNTSLLAEEAADQNLASDHHATDTTREDSNDKSKEVEEETVEQCFTTREDSVDKSNEVEEETVKSCFTTREDSVDTSKEVEEETVEPCFTTREDSVDTSKEVEEETVKSCFTTREDSVDKSNAVEEETVESCFTTREDSVDKSKEVEEETVEPCLIEEALTNQNDKTLSDEHPLEMMEQSVESKNLESEDIGTDIKLASTELDSPAPDDDLEQIQTSLEDESSKEHVGADVIVTTEQTMAENKSEED from the exons ATGGCGAAGAATAATGCCATCGACAACGTTCCTCTGTCGCGATTCGACGTTCTCGTCGCCCAGCTTGAGTCGATTGTGGCGTCAGCTTCACAGAAAAACCCTGACCCTCTCCTCTGTTTCGAGATCCTTTCTGATCTTATTTCCGCCATCGATGAAGAGCCCAAG GAGTCTTTGTTAGTCCCGCAAAGAAAATGCGAAGATGCCTTGTATTCTCTGGTTACTCTTGGTGCTCGAAGACCAGTACGTCATCTTGCGTCTGTGGCTATGgctaaaataatttcaagtgGTGATAGTATTTCGATATACTCTAGAGCTAGCAGTTTACAAGGGTTTCTTTCCGATGGGAAGAAGAGTGATCCTCAGCGAGTTGCAG GTGCTGCCCAATGCTTGGGAGAACTGTATCGTCATTTTGGGAGAAAAATTACGTCTGGCTTGTTCGAAACAACAGTTATTGTAACAAAATTAGTGAAGTTTAATGAG GATTTTGTGAGACAAGAAGCCTTTATCTTGCTTCAAAGTGCTTTGGAAGGCTGCGGTGGTACAGCTGCGGCCACTGCATACTCAGAAGCATACCGTCTCCTCACAAGATTCTCCACTTCGGACAAATCATTCGTTGTGAGAATTGCTGTTGCTCGTTGTTTGAAGGCTTTTTCCAACATTGGGGGACCAGGTCTTGGTACTAGCGAATTTGATACTTTAGCCTCTTACTGTGTCAAG GGTATTGAAGATCCAGAATCATCTGTCCGAGATGCATTTGCGGAGGCTTTGGGCTCATTGCTTGCACTAGGAATGCATCCTGAAGTGCAT gtcCAACCTAGAGGTAAAGGTCCATTTCCACCAGCAAAGAAACTGGAAGGTGGTCTGCAGAGGCATTTAATTTTGCCCTTCACAAAAG CGATTGGATCTCGGGCAAAGAATACACGGTTCGGTTTGGCTCTGTCATGGGTGTTCTTTTTACAG GCCAACCGGATAAGGTATTTGGATTCAGATAGTGAGCTTCAAGACTATTCTTTGCACGTCATGGACATGTTGCGGGGTGGCTCCTCAATTGATGCCCATGCACTT GCATGTGTTCTTTACATCCTACGGGTTGGCGTAATTGATCAAATGATGGAACCAAGCCAAAGAAGCTTTTCCGTGTTTCTCGGAAAGCAG CTTCAGTCTTCAAATGCTAGTCCATCAATGAAAATAGTTGCTTTGCGGGCTTTGTCATTCACGCTGAAAACATTGGGAGAG GTTCCCCATGAATTCAAGGAATTTTTCGATGATACAGTGGGTGCAGCATTATCACATTTTTTGGACCTT GTACGTGTTGAGGCCGCTTTAACTTTACGTGCTTTGGCTGAGGTTGATCCTACGTGCGTTGGTGGGTTGACATCTTTTGCTGTAACCACTCTTAATGCTTTACGGGAAAGTTTATCTTTTGAAAAG ggagaaaaattgaaaactgaTCTTGCTTCTTTGCATGGGCAAGCAGCAACGTTGGCAGCTCTAGTCTCCATTTCTCCTGGACTATCTCTTGGTTATCCTGCTAG ATTGCCAAAGTCGGTGCTTGAAGTTTCAAAGAAGATGCTAACAGAATCAAGGAGAAATGTTACAGTTGCCTCAAGTGAAAAGGAAGCAGGATGGTTATTGCTATCATCACTATTAAATTCTATGCCAAAAGAG GAGTTCGGGGACCAAGATTTTGATATTCTAATCTTGTGGACTGACGTCTTTACTGGAAATCCAAAACACTTGATCAAACAACAGGGAGACTTAAAATCTACGTTAAG TGTGTGGTCCGCTGCAATTGACGCACTCACAGCTTTTGTACGACGTTTTGTATCTTTTAATGATGGTATCCTGCTCCAACCTGTACTGGCAAACCTCCGTAG CGCTTTGTCTAGTGTATCGACAATGGCCAACAAACGGTTTTCTGATGTCAAAACTTTCGTCGACATACTCATCATAAGAATATTGATAGCTTATCAGTCTATCCCAGATCCCTTGGCCTATAAAAGTGAGCATCAACAAATTATTCAGCTATGCACAACACCATATAG GGAACCTTCTGGATGTGAGGAAAGCTCGTGCTTGAAGGCGCTCCTTGACAAAAGAGATGCATGGCTTGGTCCTTGGATTCCTGGCAG GGATTGGTTTGAAGATGAGCTTCGCTATTTTCAAGGTGGGGAAAATGGTCTAGCACCAAGTGTATGGGAAAGTAAAGTTTCTAGTTTCCCGCTG CCAGAGACTGTGAAAAAGACATTGGTGAATCAGATGGTTCTCTGCTTTGGTATCATGTTTGCTTCTCAG GATAGCCAAGGGATGCTCTCACTTCTTTCGGTCATACAACAGTGTATGAAAGCTGGAAAGAAGCAACATTGGCGTACAGCCAGTTTGACTAACATTTGTGCTGGACTTCTTGCCGGTTTAAAG GCTTTGCATGCTCTACGTCCCCAGCAACTAACAACGGAAGTATTAAGCTCAGGGCAAGCCATTTTTCAG AATATTTTAACAGAGGGAGACATTTGTGCGTCGCAACGCAGGGCAGCTTGTGAGGGTCTAGGTCTTCTAGCTCGTCTTGGAAATGACATCTTTACAGCAAGAATG ACCAGAGGGCTTCTTGGCGATCTAAGTGGAATAACAGATCCAAATTATGGTGGATCAATTGCTCTTGCACTTGGTTGCATTCATCACAG TGCAGGAGGAATGGCATTGTCGTCCTTAGTACCTGCTACTGTTAGTTCAGTCTCATCTCTGGCCAAAACTTCTGTTCTTGGTCTTAAGATCTGGGCCCTGCATGGGCTTCTTTTGACCATTGAAGCTGCTGGTTTATCATTCGTATCTCATGTTCAG GCAGCATTAGGACTTGCCTTGGACATTTTGTTGACTGAAGAAAGTGGATGGATCGACCTTTCTCAAGGTATTGGACGCCTTATTAACGCTATTGTTGCTGTCCTTGGCCCTGAGCTTTCTCCTGGAAGTATTCTGTTTTCACGATGCAAG TCTGTTATCGCAGAGATTAGTTCTTGGCAAGAAATTCCAACACTACTTGA GAGCGTCTGTTTTACCCAGCAGCTTATTCTTTTTGCTCCACAAGCAGTTTCAGTACATTTACATGTGACGAATCTTCTAATGACGCTGGCATCAAGacag CCGATAATTAGACGTCTATCTGTGTCAACTCTTCGGCATTTGATTGAGAAGGACCCG GTTTCTGTCATTGACGAGCAGATAGAGGACAACTTATTTCAGATGTTGGATGAAGAAACTGATTCGGA GATTGGGAATCTGATCCGAAGTACCTTGATACGCCTGCTTTATGCAACATGCCCATCACGCCCATCTCGATGGATGTCAATATGCCGGAACATG GCCCTTGCAGCATCCGCTGGAAGGAGTGCTGAAACGAACATTGCAGAAAGCGATCCTGCTAACACAAGAGAGAAcattggagatgatgatgaagacatgGTTTCTAGCTCTACTGGGAAATCTAGACGTGCCAATCCTGATAAAGACAAAACCTTGAGATATCGAACCAGAGTTTTTGCAGCTGA GTGTTTGAGTCTTTTGCCAGAGGCTGTAGGAAATGATGCTGctcattttgatattttattggCGAGGAAACTTGATGCCGATAGACAAAGCTCAGGTGACTGGTTAGTCCTTCAACTACAAGAGCTGATATCTCTTGCTTATCag ATAAGCACTATTCAGTTTGAAAACATGAGGCCAATTGGAGTTGGACTTCTTAGTACTATTCTTGAAAAG TTTAAATTGGTAGCCGACCCTGAACTTCCTGGACATCTTCTTCTGGAACAATATCAG GCTCAACTTGTGTCTGCTGTTCGTACTGCCTTGGATGCAAATTCTGGCCCTGCTCTTCTGGAAGCTGGGTTACAATTGGCCACAAAG ATAATGACCAGTGGAATAATAAGCAGTGATCAAGTTGCAGTCAAACGCATATTTTCTCTGCTTTCACGTCCACTCACTGACTTCAACGAATTATATTATCCTTCTTTTGCTGAATGGGTCACAAGCAAG ATCAAGATCAGGCTTCTTGCTGCACATGCCTCGCTTAAGTGTTATATATTTACGTTCTTGAGGAAACACCATGGTGAGATGCCAGTAGAATTTGAAGCACTGTTGCCATTGTTTTCCAAGAGTTCGGATCTGCTTGGGAGGTACTGGATTCAGGTCCTAAGGGGCTACAGTTATGGTTGCTTATGTCAGAATCTGAAAAGAAGT CAGTGCTCATTCTTAGACGAAATCCCGCCACATACTGTGTCAAGAAGGCTACGGCCTTGTCTGGAAGAGGCATGGCCTGTCATCCTGCAAGCTTTAGTCCTGGATGCTATGCCTGTTTATCATAGTGTGGAAGAATTTTCTGATAGCTCCTTAATATCTAGACATCGCATGGTTACTCTAGAGGTTGAAGATTATCAGTTTCTATGGGGATTTGCTGTACTTGTCTTATTTCAGGGGATGCATCCAGCCTCTAATACGCAAGTAATACCTTTTAGCTCAGCTAAAATCAAATGTAGTGGGAACTCCACCATCAATGAACCTTCATTCCAAGGCCTAGAGTTATATGAAATTGTATTACCAATTTTCCAGTCTCTTTCTGCTGAAAGATTTTTCACCAGTGGCTTTGTCAGCGTAGATCTCTGCCAAGAACTTTTGCAG GTTTTCTCGTATTCCTTTCATATGGACAGTTCCTGGGATATTCTTGCAGTATCAGTAGTGCAAGAG ATTTCACAAAACTGTCCAAAAGATTTTCTTGAAAGTGATCAGTTTGCCTATTCGACCATTGAACTCTGCCTGGGGTACCTTTCCAAAATTCTCCACAG GCATAATGAAATTTCACCAGATGATGACATTTGGGATAATTTGCTTTCTCCTTTATTTATCTCCATAAAGACTCTAGTGACACGTTTTGAGTTAAAG CATCATTTAAATTCTGCATCTCTGGCATTGTTATTAAGTGGCTACAAGTGCATCCGGGAAGTCCCCACTGACGCATACCTATCAAAAGCTCTTGAGATTGTGAAGTCCACCAATGAGTTATTGCTTGAGCTTACCAGAGCCTCATCACAAAAACCTTTAACTG ATGACCCTAATTTTGCTGCCGATAGTAGTGTCCATATAAGAGCAATTTTTGGTGCTTGTCTGCACATGGTTGGTGATCTGACTAAAGATTGTATCAATGGTATCCATCTTGTGGACAACAAGAGATCAGGGTTACGCAAGCTTCTTCAATTGAAGCTTGTATTCTGTCTGGAACAACTTTTCTCACTGGCTAAGCTTGCCTACGAGTTTGACTGTCCAGTAGATGAAACTAATACCAATTCTATCTGTATTGCCATGTTGAAGAGTTGCCAAATTAGTATAGCAGCAGTAATGAAAGATTCTAATGTTCAG GTTCAAGCTACTGTTTTACAAGTGCTAAAAAGCTTGGTTCAGCGTTACAAAAACCCAGAGGAGAAAAGTTTTGCGGTTTTCTTTGTCGGCGAACTTATTGGAGATGTTGGCAGTCTAATGCAGAGGGCGCTTCTG aaACCTATGAATAAGGAATCAGTGGTCATAGCTGGTGAATGCTTGCGGTTCATAATGCTACTTCAGACACACTCAATTACTGATGAAATTCAGAGGGGATTCATGAGCCTTTTTCTTGAAGTGGTTCTTGTGGTTTTCTCCAAGACTTCAGATGGTGTTTCTCAG GAAGTCCTTGAGTTAAGAAATGTAGCTGTGCGGCTTGTTTCCCATCTAGCTCAGTTACCTTTGTCGGCTGTTCACTTTAAGGAAGTTTTGCTGTCGCTGCCAGCAACACACCGGCAGCAGCTTCAG GATATCATCCGTGCTTCCGTCTCTAAAGATAGTGCCCTTCCAAAGCCAAAATCCTTGGTTCCACCCATGGATATCAGATTACCAGCACCTATGGTAGCAACACCTGAAAAAGTTAGCTCTACTGCTGATATGGTTAAAGCAGAAGTATTGCCCACTGTGCCAACATCATTCAATCAGGTTAGCACAATAGAAAGTGGAATTGGCGAAGAAAATGACGAGGagtatgaagaagatgatgatgatgattgggaCACTTTCCAGTCTTTTCCTGCTTCCACAAATCTTGAAGGGCCAGAGTCTAAGACAGAAAATGTCGCTGTAGAGGAGCCAGATCTTCCTGGGAGTTCTTCTATACAGGATAATGAATCAAATACTTCACTACTAGCAGAAGAAGCTGCTGATCAAAATCTTGCATCTGACCACCATGCCACAGACACCACAAGAGAAGATTCAAATGACAAAAGCAAAGAGGTTGAAGAGGAAACAGTAGAGCAATGTTTTACGACAAGAGAAGACTCGGTTGACAAAAGCAACGAGGTTGAAGAGGAAACAGTAAAGTCATGTTTTACGACAAGAGAAGACTCAGTTGACACAAGCAAAGAGGTTGAAGAGGAAACAGTAGAGCCATGTTTCACGACAAGAGAAGACTCAGTTGACACAAGCAAAGAGGTTGAAGAGGAAACAGTAAAGTCATGTTTTACGACAAGAGAAGACTCGGTTGACAAAAGCAACGCGGTTGAAGAGGAAACAGTGGAGTCATGTTTCACGACAAGAGAAGACTCGGTTGACAAAAGCAAAGAGGTTGAAGAGGAAACAGTAGAGCCATGTCTCATAGAAGAAGCTCTTACAAACCAGAATGACAAAACCTTATCTGATGAACATCCTCTTGAAATGATGGAACAATCAGTTGAAAGTAAGAATTTGGAATCTGAAGATATTGGAACTGATATCAAACTTGCTTCAACTGAGTTAGATTCACCGGCACCAGATGATGATCTTGAACAAATTCAAACGTCACTCGAGGATGAATCTAGCAAGGAACATGTTGGGGCTGATGTTATCGTAACGACGGAACAGACAATGGCTGAAAATAAGAGCGAGGAGGATTAA